Proteins encoded within one genomic window of Gloeobacter kilaueensis JS1:
- a CDS encoding DUF1186 domain-containing protein gives MAETDEDLKGLGGRGEGYSAVVAQLLRLETPEAMEGLPDGDYRALGLGEAHVDELRAFAREYAPLRLDSKNWNSPEYWAAAHAWRALTQIDIEAAVETMLDLLPRLADDEWLHSDFLEVAQRIGPAQLPRLRAFLEEEANAPASDAVTTAQTLIAEQHPEARDEVVAALVQILERAKTNSEWLNAVLIDGLIRLKAVEAADVIERAYAADAVDPIFVGDWEDVQVELGLKDRPPSGQSSPLLPRVSNRSHLEPSGTSKKSVSASRRQMQKQSRKQNRKSKRK, from the coding sequence ATGGCAGAGACAGACGAGGACTTAAAAGGGCTGGGAGGCCGGGGCGAAGGCTACAGTGCTGTAGTCGCGCAGTTGTTGAGGTTGGAGACACCTGAAGCGATGGAGGGTCTTCCCGACGGCGATTACCGCGCCCTGGGACTGGGAGAAGCGCACGTGGACGAGTTGCGGGCGTTTGCCAGGGAATATGCTCCTTTGCGCCTCGATAGCAAAAACTGGAATTCGCCCGAATATTGGGCTGCAGCCCATGCCTGGCGGGCGCTTACCCAGATCGACATCGAGGCGGCGGTGGAGACGATGCTCGACCTGCTGCCCCGGCTCGCGGACGACGAATGGTTGCACTCCGATTTTCTTGAGGTGGCGCAGCGGATCGGACCTGCGCAGCTGCCCCGGCTGCGGGCTTTTCTCGAAGAGGAGGCCAACGCTCCAGCCTCAGACGCGGTGACGACCGCTCAGACGCTGATTGCCGAGCAACATCCCGAGGCTCGCGACGAAGTCGTTGCGGCACTGGTGCAGATATTGGAGCGGGCCAAGACCAACAGCGAATGGCTCAATGCCGTCCTCATCGATGGGCTGATAAGACTCAAGGCGGTCGAGGCGGCGGATGTGATCGAACGCGCCTATGCTGCCGATGCCGTAGACCCGATATTTGTGGGCGACTGGGAGGATGTCCAGGTAGAACTCGGGCTCAAAGACCGACCACCATCTGGCCAGTCATCGCCCTTGTTGCCGCGTGTGTCGAATCGGAGTCACCTGGAGCCGTCTGGCACGAGCAAGAAGTCTGTCTCGGCCTCGCGGCGGCAGATGCAAAAGCAGTCGCGCAAGCAAAACCGCAAGTCCAAACGCAAGTAG